From one Formosa sediminum genomic stretch:
- a CDS encoding DUF2911 domain-containing protein, whose product MMKLFKASVFCLLVAFSMTTEMHAQKFNGLDKSPMDAAAFPANHKDSNKKIKVVYSRPQLNGRELYDLVPLGKVWRLGANESAEITFYEDTYFGDTLVKAGTYSLFAIRGEKMWTMILNKDLNAWGAYSYNPNQDVARYNAIASIDAESIEAFSITFSDEKTMYLGWGTTRVSVPFK is encoded by the coding sequence ATGATGAAATTATTTAAAGCCTCGGTATTCTGTTTATTAGTAGCTTTTAGTATGACTACTGAAATGCACGCACAAAAATTTAACGGATTAGACAAAAGCCCAATGGATGCCGCGGCATTTCCCGCAAACCACAAAGACTCTAATAAAAAAATCAAGGTCGTTTACAGCAGACCACAACTAAACGGCCGTGAGTTATACGACTTAGTGCCTTTAGGAAAGGTTTGGAGACTAGGCGCTAATGAATCTGCTGAAATCACATTCTACGAAGACACCTATTTTGGAGATACTCTTGTGAAAGCAGGAACATATTCTTTATTTGCTATTAGAGGAGAAAAAATGTGGACAATGATTTTAAATAAAGACCTTAATGCTTGGGGGGCTTATTCTTACAACCCAAACCAAGATGTTGCCCGTTACAATGCTATTGCATCTATAGATGCCGAGTCTATTGAAGCATTTTCAATAACTTTTAGTGATGAAAAAACCATGTATTTAGGATGGGGAACAACTCGAGTTTCTGTACCTTTCAAGTAA
- the gyrB gene encoding DNA topoisomerase (ATP-hydrolyzing) subunit B, with translation MSEEAKKHNYSADSIQALEGMEHVRMRPSMYIGDVGVRGLHHLVYEVVDNSIDEALAGHCDTIKVIINEDNSITTEDNGRGIPVDLHKKEGISALEVVMTKIGAGGKFDKDSYKVSGGLHGVGVSCVNALSEHLKATVYRDGTIWEQEYERGKSLYPVKAIGETDLRGTVVTFKPDPTIFKQTLEYSYDTLASRLRELAYLNKGITITLIDKRVKNEAGEHDVETFYSDEGLKEFVKFLDGNREPLITEVIAFEGEKNDIPVEVAMIYNTSYAENLHSYVNNINTHEGGTHLSGFRRGLTHTLKKYADSSGLTEKLKFEISGDDFREGLTAIISVKVQEPQFEGQTKTKLGNREVSASVSQAVSEMLTDYLEEHPEDAKTIVQKVILAAQARHAAQKAREMVQRKTVMSIGGLPGKLSDCSEQDPSKCEVFLVEGDSAGGTAKQGRDRAFQAILPLRGKILNVEKAMQHKVFENEEIKNIFTALGVTIGTEEDSKALNLSKLRYHKVVIMCDADIDGSHIATLILTFFFRYMKELIENGHIYIATPPLYLVKKGAKKEYAWSDSERDGLVEQFGGSANIQRYKGLGEMNAEQLWDTTMNPAYRTLRQVNIDNGGEADRIFSMLMGDEVPPRRDFIEKNAVYANIDA, from the coding sequence ATGAGCGAAGAAGCTAAAAAACACAATTACTCGGCCGATAGTATACAGGCTTTAGAGGGAATGGAACATGTTAGAATGCGTCCATCCATGTATATTGGAGATGTTGGAGTAAGAGGTCTTCACCACTTAGTATATGAAGTTGTAGATAACTCTATTGATGAAGCCTTAGCAGGACATTGTGATACCATTAAAGTTATTATAAACGAAGATAACTCAATTACTACAGAAGATAATGGACGTGGTATTCCTGTAGATTTACATAAAAAAGAAGGTATATCTGCTCTAGAAGTAGTAATGACTAAAATTGGAGCCGGAGGTAAATTCGATAAAGATTCTTATAAAGTTTCTGGAGGTTTACATGGGGTAGGTGTAAGTTGTGTTAACGCGCTTTCTGAGCATTTAAAAGCAACCGTGTACAGAGATGGTACCATCTGGGAACAAGAATACGAACGTGGTAAATCACTGTATCCAGTAAAAGCAATTGGAGAAACGGACTTAAGAGGAACGGTAGTCACTTTTAAACCAGATCCAACCATATTTAAACAAACATTAGAGTATAGTTATGATACGCTAGCTAGCAGATTACGTGAATTAGCCTACCTTAATAAAGGAATTACTATTACTTTAATTGATAAAAGAGTAAAAAATGAAGCGGGAGAACATGATGTTGAAACGTTTTACTCTGATGAAGGTTTAAAAGAATTTGTTAAGTTTTTAGACGGAAACCGTGAGCCCCTTATTACAGAAGTTATTGCTTTTGAAGGAGAAAAAAATGATATTCCTGTTGAGGTTGCAATGATTTATAATACATCGTATGCCGAAAACTTACACTCGTATGTAAACAATATTAATACGCACGAAGGAGGTACACACCTTTCTGGTTTTAGACGTGGATTAACGCATACCTTAAAAAAATATGCAGATAGTTCTGGTTTAACAGAAAAGCTAAAGTTTGAAATTTCTGGAGACGATTTCCGTGAAGGGTTAACAGCAATTATTTCTGTTAAAGTTCAGGAGCCACAATTTGAAGGTCAAACAAAAACAAAATTAGGAAACAGAGAAGTTTCGGCTTCAGTAAGTCAGGCGGTTTCCGAAATGTTAACCGATTATTTAGAAGAGCACCCAGAAGATGCAAAGACAATTGTTCAGAAAGTTATTCTAGCCGCTCAAGCACGTCATGCTGCACAAAAAGCACGTGAAATGGTGCAACGTAAAACTGTAATGAGTATTGGTGGTTTGCCAGGAAAATTAAGTGACTGTTCAGAACAGGATCCTTCTAAATGTGAGGTGTTTCTTGTAGAGGGAGATTCGGCAGGTGGAACGGCTAAACAAGGTCGTGATCGTGCGTTTCAAGCAATATTACCATTACGTGGTAAAATTCTTAACGTTGAAAAAGCCATGCAACATAAGGTTTTTGAAAACGAAGAGATCAAGAATATCTTTACGGCCTTAGGTGTTACTATTGGTACTGAAGAAGATAGTAAAGCGCTTAATTTATCTAAACTACGTTACCATAAGGTGGTTATTATGTGTGATGCCGATATTGATGGTAGTCACATTGCTACTTTAATCTTAACGTTCTTCTTTAGATATATGAAAGAACTTATAGAAAACGGACATATTTATATTGCTACTCCACCATTGTATTTAGTTAAAAAAGGAGCAAAGAAAGAATATGCTTGGAGTGACTCTGAACGTGATGGTTTAGTTGAGCAGTTTGGAGGTTCGGCAAATATTCAGCGTTACAAAGGTCTTGGAGAAATGAATGCAGAACAACTTTGGGATACTACAATGAATCCTGCTTACAGAACACTAAGACAAGTAAATATTGATAATGGCGGCGAAGCTGATCGTATTTTCTCTATGTTAATGGGAGATGAAGTGCCACCACGTCGTGATTTTATCGAGAAAAATGCAGTATACGCTAATATTGATGCGTAA
- the rluF gene encoding 23S rRNA pseudouridine(2604) synthase RluF produces METELKRINKYLSEAGYCSRRAADKLIDAGRVTINGVVPEMGTKVGSNDIVAVDGKPIGNTKEEFVYIAFNKPVGIVCTTDTRVEKDNIIEFINYPKRIFPIGRLDKPSEGLILLTDDGDIVNKILRASNNHEKEYIVTVDKPISQTFIERMSNGIPILDQVTKKCKVEKLGTYEFKIILTQGLNRQIRRMCEYLTYEVQTLKRVRIMNIKLDMPIGEYREITREEMKELQQLIGESTKTYSPARPSRRKA; encoded by the coding sequence ATGGAAACGGAATTAAAACGAATAAACAAATATTTAAGCGAAGCAGGTTACTGCTCTAGACGTGCTGCAGATAAACTTATAGATGCTGGACGTGTTACTATTAATGGTGTGGTTCCTGAAATGGGAACTAAAGTAGGAAGTAATGATATTGTAGCTGTAGATGGCAAGCCTATTGGCAATACCAAAGAAGAATTTGTTTATATCGCTTTTAACAAACCTGTTGGTATAGTTTGTACTACAGACACACGTGTTGAAAAAGATAATATTATTGAGTTTATTAATTATCCAAAACGTATTTTTCCTATCGGGCGATTAGATAAACCAAGCGAAGGTTTAATTTTACTTACCGACGATGGTGACATTGTAAATAAAATATTACGCGCTAGTAATAATCACGAAAAAGAATATATTGTTACAGTAGACAAACCCATTTCACAAACTTTTATTGAGCGTATGTCTAATGGTATCCCTATTTTAGATCAGGTTACTAAAAAGTGTAAAGTTGAAAAATTAGGAACTTACGAATTTAAAATTATACTTACCCAAGGTTTAAACAGGCAAATTCGTAGAATGTGTGAATATTTAACTTATGAAGTTCAAACTCTAAAGCGTGTTCGAATTATGAATATTAAGTTAGATATGCCAATAGGCGAATATCGTGAAATCACTAGAGAGGAAATGAAAGAACTACAACAATTAATAGGAGAATCTACTAAAACGTATTCTCCAGCACGACCATCTAGACGAAAAGCTTAA
- the asnB gene encoding asparagine synthase B: MCGIVCAFDLKQKSDELRPQILEMSKKIRHRGPDWSGIFSNDKAILSHERLAIVDPASGKQPLFSPDGTLVLAANGEIYNHRELRKQFVGKYNFQTESDCEVILALYKEKGVDFVDEMNGIFGFAIYDVEKDEYFVARDHMGIIPLYIGWDQNGTFYVASELKALEGQCTKIELFPPGHYLSSKDGELVKWYKRDWTEYDAVKENETSIKAIKDALEAAVHRQLMSDVPYGVLLSGGLDSSVTSAIAKKYAQKRIESDDESDAWYPQLHSFSVGLEGSPDLAAARKVADHIKTIHHEIKFTIQEGLDAIRDVVYNLETYDVTTIRASTPMYLMARVIKSMGIKMVLSGEGADELFGGYLYFHKAPNAQEFHEETVRKLSKLHMYDCLRANKSLAAWGIEGRVPFLDKEFMDVAMRINPQDKMINGERMEKWVVRKAFEDMIPESVAWRQKEQFSDGVGYSWIDTLKEVVATEVTDEQLANAKYKFPLQTPTTKEEFYYRSIFAEHFPSDAAALCVPQEASVACSTKIALEWDEAFKNMNDPSGRAVANVHTEAYK, translated from the coding sequence ATGTGTGGAATTGTATGTGCATTCGATTTAAAACAAAAATCGGATGAATTAAGACCTCAGATTTTAGAAATGTCAAAAAAAATCCGTCACCGTGGACCAGACTGGAGTGGGATTTTTAGTAATGATAAAGCCATTTTGTCTCACGAACGTTTAGCTATTGTAGATCCAGCTTCAGGGAAACAACCTTTATTTAGCCCAGATGGAACTTTAGTTTTAGCAGCAAACGGAGAAATTTACAATCACCGCGAACTTCGTAAACAATTTGTAGGGAAATACAACTTTCAGACCGAATCAGATTGTGAAGTGATTCTAGCGTTATACAAAGAAAAAGGTGTAGATTTTGTTGATGAAATGAATGGAATCTTTGGTTTTGCTATATATGATGTAGAAAAAGATGAATATTTTGTGGCGCGTGACCATATGGGAATTATTCCTTTATATATAGGATGGGATCAAAATGGAACATTTTATGTTGCTTCAGAATTAAAAGCTTTAGAAGGACAATGTACTAAAATTGAATTGTTTCCTCCAGGGCACTATTTATCTAGCAAAGACGGAGAATTAGTAAAATGGTATAAGAGAGATTGGACTGAATACGATGCTGTTAAGGAAAATGAAACCAGTATTAAAGCGATAAAAGACGCTTTAGAAGCTGCAGTGCACAGACAATTAATGTCTGATGTGCCTTACGGAGTATTGCTTTCTGGAGGATTAGATTCTTCAGTTACTTCTGCAATTGCAAAAAAATATGCACAAAAACGTATTGAAAGTGACGATGAGTCTGATGCGTGGTATCCACAATTACACAGTTTTTCTGTAGGTTTAGAAGGGTCTCCAGATTTAGCCGCTGCTAGAAAAGTTGCAGATCATATTAAAACCATTCACCACGAAATTAAATTTACCATTCAAGAAGGTTTAGATGCTATTCGCGATGTCGTATATAACCTAGAAACTTACGATGTAACTACAATTCGTGCTAGCACGCCTATGTACTTAATGGCTCGTGTTATTAAGTCTATGGGAATTAAAATGGTATTATCTGGTGAAGGTGCAGACGAATTATTTGGAGGGTATTTATACTTCCATAAAGCGCCAAACGCACAAGAGTTTCATGAAGAAACTGTACGTAAATTAAGTAAACTGCATATGTATGATTGTTTACGTGCTAATAAAAGTTTAGCAGCTTGGGGTATTGAAGGGCGTGTACCATTCTTAGATAAAGAATTTATGGATGTTGCTATGCGTATCAATCCGCAAGATAAAATGATTAACGGCGAGCGTATGGAAAAATGGGTGGTTCGTAAAGCATTTGAAGATATGATTCCAGAAAGTGTAGCGTGGAGGCAAAAAGAACAATTTAGTGATGGTGTTGGCTATAGCTGGATAGATACTTTAAAAGAAGTTGTGGCTACAGAAGTTACAGACGAGCAATTAGCAAATGCTAAATATAAATTCCCGCTACAAACACCAACAACTAAGGAAGAGTTCTATTACCGTTCTATTTTCGCAGAGCATTTCCCTAGCGATGCAGCAGCATTATGTGTGCCACAAGAGGCAAGCGTAGCTTGTAGTACTAAAATAGCACTTGAATGGGATGAAGCGTTTAAAAACATGAACGATCCAAGCGGACGTGCTGTAGCAAATGTGCATACAGAAGCTTACAAATAA
- a CDS encoding helicase HerA-like domain-containing protein encodes MTTNDAFLKEITEGNTFKGDYITMGSAILNENPLKNAYVNIPLKTLNRHGLIAGATGTGKTKTLQVMAEQLSDQGIPVLLMDIKGDLSGLAKPGVSNNFIETRHEKIGLEYTTKGFPVDVLTLSHQDGVRLRATVSEFGPILLSRILDLTDTQSGIVSVIFKYCDDNKLPLLDLKDFKKILQYATQEGKAEFQEAYGRISTASTGAILRKVVELEQQGADLFFGETSFDVQDLTRIDSDGRGYINILRLTDIQDKPKLFSTFMLSLLAEIYTTFPEQGDSGRPELVIFIDEAHLIFSEASKALLNQIESIVKLIRSKGVGLYFVTQNPTDVPEAVLGQLGLKIQHALRAFTAKDRKAIKLTAQNYPDSAYYDTESVLTNLGTGEALISALDEKGRPTPLAATMMRAPMSRMDILTDTELSELISESKLVKKYNQTIDRESAYEILTDKINRAEAEAEKEAEREEQRSKKTTSRRKSTVMNPIVKVLTSATFIRSVFGILTKVMKK; translated from the coding sequence ATGACCACCAACGACGCTTTTTTGAAGGAAATAACTGAAGGAAATACATTTAAAGGAGATTATATTACTATGGGATCTGCCATATTAAATGAAAACCCCTTAAAAAATGCCTATGTAAATATACCTTTAAAAACGTTAAACAGACATGGTTTAATTGCCGGTGCTACAGGTACAGGTAAAACTAAAACTTTACAAGTCATGGCAGAACAACTTTCTGACCAAGGCATTCCTGTTTTATTAATGGATATTAAAGGGGATTTAAGCGGATTAGCTAAACCTGGTGTAAGCAATAATTTTATTGAGACACGCCATGAAAAAATTGGACTTGAATACACTACTAAAGGTTTTCCTGTAGATGTCCTTACCCTTTCTCACCAAGACGGCGTTAGACTTCGCGCCACTGTTAGTGAATTTGGACCAATTTTACTCTCGAGAATCCTAGACCTAACAGACACCCAATCTGGTATTGTCTCTGTTATTTTTAAATATTGCGACGATAATAAATTACCATTACTTGATTTAAAAGATTTTAAAAAAATATTACAATATGCAACTCAAGAAGGTAAAGCAGAATTCCAAGAAGCCTACGGAAGAATCTCGACAGCATCCACCGGTGCTATTTTAAGAAAAGTTGTAGAACTAGAACAACAAGGTGCCGATTTATTTTTTGGAGAAACATCTTTTGATGTTCAGGATTTAACGCGAATTGATAGTGATGGTCGCGGATACATTAATATTCTTAGACTTACAGATATTCAAGACAAACCAAAATTGTTCTCAACCTTTATGTTAAGTTTATTAGCAGAAATTTACACTACTTTTCCAGAACAAGGGGATAGTGGCAGACCTGAATTAGTTATTTTTATTGATGAAGCGCATCTTATTTTTAGCGAAGCTTCTAAAGCACTACTAAACCAAATAGAAAGTATTGTTAAGTTAATACGTAGTAAAGGTGTTGGTTTATATTTTGTAACGCAAAATCCTACAGATGTTCCAGAAGCTGTATTGGGGCAATTAGGATTAAAAATACAGCACGCGTTACGTGCCTTCACAGCCAAAGACCGTAAAGCAATTAAATTAACCGCTCAAAACTATCCAGATTCTGCTTATTACGATACAGAAAGCGTACTTACTAATTTAGGAACAGGAGAAGCTTTAATTTCTGCTTTAGATGAAAAAGGAAGGCCAACTCCATTAGCAGCGACTATGATGCGCGCTCCAATGAGCCGTATGGACATCTTAACAGATACTGAATTATCTGAGCTAATTTCAGAATCTAAATTAGTAAAAAAATACAACCAAACCATTGACAGAGAAAGCGCTTACGAAATTTTAACCGACAAAATAAATCGTGCTGAAGCAGAGGCTGAAAAAGAAGCCGAGCGTGAAGAACAACGCTCAAAAAAAACAACATCCAGACGTAAAAGCACGGTCATGAACCCGATAGTAAAAGTGTTAACGAGCGCAACTTTTATTAGAAGTGTTTTTGGAATTTTAACTAAAGTGATGAAAAAATAA
- a CDS encoding 7-carboxy-7-deazaguanine synthase QueE, with protein MKKDIQELVNKGEMLPLMEEFYTIQGEGFYKGTAAYFIRVGGCDVGCHWCDVKESWDAELHPPTETSKIVEKAALHSKTIVVTGGEPLTWDMTPLTTQLKAKGLQVHIETSGAYPLTGVWDWICLSPKKMKLPTPEVSAKAHELKVIIFNKDDFKFAEEQAALVNKDCILYMQPEWSKRDKMIPQIVEYVMANPKWKVSLQTHKYLNIP; from the coding sequence ATGAAGAAAGATATTCAAGAGTTGGTTAATAAAGGCGAAATGTTGCCTTTAATGGAAGAGTTTTATACCATACAAGGCGAAGGATTTTACAAAGGTACCGCAGCTTATTTTATAAGAGTAGGAGGGTGCGATGTAGGATGCCATTGGTGTGATGTAAAAGAAAGTTGGGATGCAGAATTGCATCCGCCAACCGAGACTTCTAAAATTGTTGAAAAAGCAGCACTACATAGTAAAACTATCGTGGTTACTGGTGGTGAACCTTTAACTTGGGATATGACGCCTTTAACAACGCAATTAAAAGCTAAAGGTTTGCAAGTGCATATTGAAACTTCAGGAGCTTATCCGTTAACTGGGGTTTGGGATTGGATTTGTTTATCGCCTAAAAAAATGAAATTACCAACACCAGAAGTATCGGCTAAAGCGCACGAATTAAAAGTAATTATTTTTAATAAAGACGATTTTAAATTTGCTGAAGAACAAGCTGCATTAGTAAATAAAGACTGTATTTTATACATGCAACCTGAATGGAGTAAACGTGATAAAATGATTCCTCAAATTGTAGAGTATGTAATGGCTAACCCAAAATGGAAAGTATCTTTACAAACTCATAAATATCTTAATATACCTTAG
- a CDS encoding YitT family protein codes for MNSLVSKLLIIIARKKLETSETEPASLKKVVPMVRTLQVELSHAIKEYIFIAIGVVSAGFGLKGFLLPNRFIDGGATGISLLLENLTGLSLGYLLLLVNLPFIILGARTFNLKFALKSIAAITFLAFVVHNVDYPTITDDKLLISVFGGFFLGFGIGMSMRGGAVIDGTEVLALFLGRKLSMTVGDILLLINIIIFSFGAYILSIETALYAILTYMSAAKTVDFVVDGVEEYVGVTIISEKHEAIRIMVTEELRRACTIYTGKGGYHLEGGAREKDIIYTIVTRLELAKMETEIDKIDKNAFIIMGVVKDIKGGMIKKKPLK; via the coding sequence ATGAACTCACTTGTATCGAAACTCCTTATTATAATTGCTCGAAAAAAACTCGAGACAAGTGAGACGGAGCCTGCTAGTTTAAAAAAAGTAGTCCCTATGGTTAGGACCCTTCAAGTAGAACTTAGCCATGCCATAAAAGAATATATATTTATAGCGATTGGAGTAGTATCTGCTGGCTTTGGATTAAAAGGATTTTTACTACCAAACCGATTTATCGATGGAGGTGCAACAGGTATTTCTTTACTTCTAGAAAACTTAACAGGCTTGTCTTTAGGGTACTTACTTTTATTAGTTAACCTACCATTTATAATATTAGGCGCCAGAACCTTTAACCTTAAGTTTGCTTTAAAAAGTATAGCGGCTATTACATTTTTAGCCTTTGTAGTTCATAATGTAGACTACCCAACGATAACAGACGATAAATTACTAATTTCAGTTTTCGGAGGATTCTTTCTAGGGTTTGGTATTGGTATGTCTATGAGAGGTGGTGCTGTGATAGACGGTACAGAGGTTTTAGCGCTCTTTCTAGGACGAAAATTATCAATGACAGTTGGGGATATTTTATTATTAATAAACATAATTATTTTCTCTTTTGGCGCTTACATTCTTTCTATTGAAACTGCATTGTATGCCATATTAACTTACATGTCGGCAGCAAAAACAGTTGATTTTGTTGTAGATGGCGTTGAAGAATATGTAGGTGTAACCATAATTTCTGAAAAACATGAGGCCATCCGTATAATGGTTACTGAAGAGTTAAGACGTGCTTGCACCATTTACACCGGTAAAGGAGGCTACCATTTAGAAGGTGGTGCACGAGAGAAAGATATTATTTACACCATAGTAACACGTTTAGAACTTGCTAAAATGGAAACGGAAATTGATAAAATTGATAAAAATGCATTTATTATTATGGGAGTAGTAAAAGATATTAAAGGAGGAATGATTAAGAAAAAACCATTAAAATAA
- the mdh gene encoding malate dehydrogenase gives MKVTVVGAGAVGASCAEYIAIKNFASEVVLLDIKEGFAEGKAMDLMQTASLNGFDTKITGVTNDYSKTAGSDVCVITSGIPRKPGMTREELIGINAGIVKNVSTSLLEHSPNMILIVVSNPMDTMTYLAHKATGLPKNRIIGMGGALDSARFKYRLAEALGAPISDVDGMVIGGHSDTGMFPLTRLATRNSVPVSEFLSEERLNQVKEDTKVGGATLTKLLGTSAWYAPGAAVSGMVQAIACDTKKIFPCSALLDGEYGLSDICLGVPVVLGKDGIEKIVDISLNDEEKSHLAASAEGVSKTNGLLEF, from the coding sequence ATGAAAGTAACAGTAGTTGGAGCAGGAGCAGTAGGTGCAAGTTGTGCAGAATATATTGCTATTAAAAACTTTGCTTCAGAAGTTGTATTGTTAGACATTAAAGAAGGTTTTGCAGAAGGTAAAGCTATGGATTTAATGCAAACAGCATCTTTAAATGGGTTCGACACAAAAATAACAGGTGTAACTAATGACTATAGCAAAACAGCTGGTAGTGATGTTTGCGTTATTACAAGTGGTATTCCTAGAAAACCAGGAATGACAAGAGAAGAACTTATTGGTATTAATGCAGGTATTGTAAAAAATGTATCAACAAGTTTATTAGAGCATTCTCCTAACATGATTCTTATTGTTGTAAGTAACCCTATGGATACCATGACGTATTTAGCTCATAAAGCTACAGGTTTACCAAAAAATAGAATTATCGGAATGGGTGGAGCATTAGATTCTGCGCGTTTTAAATATAGATTAGCAGAAGCTTTAGGTGCGCCTATTAGTGATGTAGATGGTATGGTAATTGGTGGACATAGCGATACAGGTATGTTCCCATTAACACGTTTAGCTACTAGAAATAGTGTGCCAGTTTCAGAATTTTTATCTGAAGAACGTTTAAATCAAGTCAAAGAAGATACTAAAGTTGGTGGAGCTACATTAACTAAATTATTGGGTACTTCTGCTTGGTATGCACCAGGTGCAGCTGTATCAGGAATGGTACAAGCAATTGCTTGCGATACTAAAAAAATATTCCCATGTTCAGCATTATTAGATGGTGAATATGGTTTATCAGATATTTGTTTGGGTGTACCAGTTGTTTTAGGTAAAGATGGTATCGAAAAAATAGTAGATATTTCTCTTAATGACGAAGAAAAATCACATTTAGCTGCAAGTGCAGAAGGTGTAAGTAAAACAAACGGATTATTAGAATTCTAA
- a CDS encoding alpha/beta hydrolase, with protein MKTLIVKSVGSYINILSYLSKPYAANKALNLFIKPRKGRVLKHQIDFLDTAFNEELIYNNQPIMTYRWLGTKDTILLAHGWESNSYRWRPLVTELIKKGHTVVALDAPAHGRSGSKTFNALLYAEYINVVAKRFKPSIIIAHSVGGMATSAFLNKYQLPDLDKLILLGAPSEFKDIISRYVNMLGYNNRITQQLEQTILKRFGVVPKAFSSAKLIRTVDTKGLIIHDKADTIIPYNDALLINKEYKNSTLITTEGLGHSLNDPSVREHIYNFLEA; from the coding sequence ATGAAAACTTTAATTGTAAAATCGGTTGGTAGCTACATTAACATTTTAAGTTATCTTTCTAAGCCATACGCAGCAAACAAGGCATTAAACCTCTTTATCAAACCAAGAAAAGGTCGTGTCTTAAAACATCAAATTGATTTTTTAGACACAGCTTTTAATGAAGAGCTTATTTACAACAACCAACCTATCATGACCTACCGTTGGTTAGGAACCAAAGACACCATTTTATTAGCTCATGGTTGGGAAAGCAACTCTTACAGATGGAGACCTCTTGTTACAGAGTTAATAAAAAAAGGACATACAGTAGTCGCTCTTGATGCTCCAGCCCATGGCAGATCTGGTAGCAAAACATTTAACGCTCTCTTGTACGCAGAATATATTAATGTAGTTGCAAAACGTTTTAAACCTAGCATAATTATTGCTCATTCAGTTGGAGGCATGGCAACTAGTGCATTTCTCAATAAATATCAACTTCCTGATTTAGATAAATTAATATTACTTGGCGCTCCTTCAGAATTTAAAGATATTATTAGCAGATATGTAAATATGTTGGGGTACAACAACCGCATAACACAGCAATTAGAACAGACTATTCTTAAACGTTTTGGAGTCGTTCCAAAAGCATTTTCCTCAGCTAAACTTATACGTACAGTAGACACTAAAGGTTTAATTATACATGATAAAGCAGATACTATTATTCCATATAATGATGCTTTACTTATTAACAAAGAGTATAAAAATAGCACATTGATTACAACTGAAGGTTTAGGTCACTCCTTAAATGATCCTTCTGTTAGAGAACATATATACAACTTTTTAGAAGCCTAA
- a CDS encoding cupin domain-containing protein, translating into MKKYTVIKNPFIVPTTDGKIIKEHFGNATTGDSNISIAHMTAPPGWKEPFQTPEFNEFTFIIKGKKQFIIDNEIVVLKAGESIKIEKNTRVQYSNPFENPCEYIAICTPAFSLDQVNREADL; encoded by the coding sequence ATGAAAAAGTATACAGTTATAAAAAATCCATTTATAGTACCCACAACAGATGGTAAAATTATAAAAGAACATTTTGGTAATGCTACAACTGGAGATTCTAACATAAGCATAGCACATATGACAGCGCCTCCGGGATGGAAAGAACCTTTCCAAACCCCAGAATTTAATGAGTTTACTTTTATAATTAAAGGCAAAAAACAATTTATTATAGACAATGAAATTGTGGTTTTAAAAGCTGGAGAGTCTATTAAAATAGAAAAAAACACTCGAGTTCAATATTCAAATCCCTTTGAAAATCCTTGCGAGTACATCGCTATTTGCACACCTGCTTTTTCCCTAGATCAGGTAAATAGAGAAGCGGATTTATGA